Proteins found in one Candidatus Bathyarchaeia archaeon genomic segment:
- a CDS encoding class I SAM-dependent methyltransferase — MKDPFDFEARIYDKIWGNYDYDSDVRFLDELFSEHRCRRIIDIGCGTGNHAIRLGKMGYDVTGVDISPTMLRMARKKDEAKVVKFLQGDMRRLNKVVQKGLKFDAAICLGYTFFHLITDNDVSMFLKGLYSILKENGVFVFNARNAKKINEEKLEKLFLDHIISEEKFQMIVLSYNSRHPQNPNLMIWRPIFLIKEKNKVDLKIREHKLRWFHFSELEKMLIENGFDLTATYSGNSKETFLEEKHESMWFITKAIPKQ, encoded by the coding sequence TTGAAAGATCCTTTTGACTTTGAGGCGAGAATTTATGATAAAATTTGGGGGAATTACGATTATGACTCTGACGTGCGTTTTTTAGATGAGCTTTTTAGTGAGCATCGCTGCCGTCGAATTATAGACATTGGATGTGGCACTGGGAATCATGCTATAAGACTTGGTAAGATGGGTTACGATGTAACCGGAGTTGATATTAGCCCTACTATGCTGAGGATGGCAAGAAAAAAGGACGAGGCAAAGGTTGTAAAGTTTTTGCAAGGAGACATGCGAAGGCTTAATAAAGTGGTGCAGAAGGGCCTAAAATTTGACGCTGCTATATGCTTAGGATACACTTTCTTTCACCTTATAACGGATAATGATGTAAGCATGTTCCTTAAGGGATTGTATAGCATTTTAAAGGAAAATGGAGTTTTTGTCTTTAACGCCCGAAACGCCAAGAAAATTAATGAAGAAAAACTAGAAAAGCTCTTTTTAGACCATATAATTAGTGAAGAAAAGTTTCAGATGATTGTTTTAAGCTATAATAGTCGCCATCCCCAAAACCCAAACTTAATGATCTGGAGACCAATCTTTCTTATAAAAGAAAAGAATAAAGTAGACCTAAAAATAAGGGAACACAAACTAAGGTGGTTCCATTTTTCAGAACTGGAAAAAATGTTAATAGAAAATGGCTTCGACTTAACAGCCACATATTCCGGAAATTCTAAAGAAACATTCCTCGAAGAAAAACATGAAAGCATGTGGTTTATAACAAAGGCTATTCCTAAACAATAA
- a CDS encoding GNAT family N-acetyltransferase — protein sequence MAGGVVYKVRFAFSDDVKKLVKCYVEVWKSLGEWLPGSVINPELDDLLKPETVERLKQQVEDVNSIFLVAEEDGEIIGLAQGRVYTGVAQLGFLGVRKEFRGRGVGESLLHRFIEEARKRKTQKVWLYMSPTLLPAIKLYIKNGFIPEGYLRKHFHGSDLIIYSKFLSEEG from the coding sequence ATGGCTGGTGGTGTGGTGTATAAGGTTCGGTTTGCATTTTCAGATGATGTTAAGAAACTGGTGAAATGTTACGTTGAGGTGTGGAAAAGTCTTGGTGAATGGTTACCTGGGTCGGTTATAAATCCTGAACTTGATGATCTACTTAAACCTGAAACGGTGGAAAGGTTGAAGCAGCAAGTTGAAGATGTGAACTCGATCTTTTTGGTTGCAGAGGAGGATGGGGAAATTATAGGATTAGCTCAGGGGAGGGTGTATACAGGCGTTGCCCAGCTCGGTTTCCTGGGCGTGAGAAAGGAGTTTAGAGGTAGAGGTGTTGGTGAAAGTTTACTTCACAGATTTATTGAAGAAGCAAGGAAAAGAAAAACCCAGAAGGTTTGGCTTTATATGTCGCCTACACTATTACCAGCAATAAAACTTTACATAAAAAATGGCTTTATTCCAGAAGGTTATCTGAGAAAGCATTTCCATGGCTCAGACCTCATAATCTACAGCAAATTTCTATCAGAAGAAGGCTAA
- a CDS encoding PF20097 family protein translates to MKTVEKMKEKVVKVCPICGLEMEKGFYIVPRETWWDINKHSQICWKCEMINPFKFGLTNFPAYRCKKCKLIIFKYGGANESKS, encoded by the coding sequence TTGAAAACTGTTGAAAAGATGAAGGAAAAAGTTGTAAAGGTTTGTCCAATATGTGGCTTGGAGATGGAGAAAGGGTTCTACATAGTTCCTCGGGAGACATGGTGGGATATTAATAAACACTCTCAAATTTGTTGGAAATGTGAGATGATCAATCCTTTCAAATTTGGGCTAACGAACTTTCCAGCCTATCGTTGTAAAAAATGTAAGCTGATAATCTTCAAATATGGAGGCGCCAATGAGTCGAAGAGTTAA
- a CDS encoding GNAT family N-acetyltransferase, with translation MGLQIRCLSHRDRDKFFEAYRGVYSSREEAEAFYGRFLDNGWISGAWKNGKLIGVCAWFPREAVKNGLAEIIEVWVDAEERKKGIGGKLIDHALQQMKRYYQRFGSKLQRVMLFTGATEEFSAARAFI, from the coding sequence TTGGGGTTGCAAATTAGGTGCCTGTCTCATCGGGATCGTGATAAGTTCTTTGAGGCTTATAGAGGCGTATACAGCTCGAGGGAGGAGGCTGAGGCTTTCTATGGTAGATTTTTGGATAATGGATGGATTTCAGGAGCGTGGAAGAACGGCAAATTGATAGGCGTGTGTGCGTGGTTTCCGAGGGAAGCTGTGAAAAATGGGTTAGCCGAGATTATTGAGGTTTGGGTTGACGCGGAGGAACGCAAGAAGGGGATCGGCGGAAAGCTTATTGATCATGCTCTTCAGCAAATGAAGCGTTACTACCAACGATTTGGGTCTAAACTGCAAAGGGTAATGTTGTTTACTGGAGCTACAGAAGAATTTTCAGCGGCAAGAGCCTTTATATGA
- a CDS encoding class I SAM-dependent methyltransferase: MGCGAGRHSIYLQNNGLDVTGIDISPLAIKICRLRGLRKAEVMSVEEIDFEPNSFDTVIMSGNNFGLLGGSSRNFIK; the protein is encoded by the coding sequence GTGGGCTGTGGCGCAGGTAGACATTCAATTTACCTGCAAAACAATGGTTTAGATGTTACGGGAATCGATATTTCTCCGCTTGCAATAAAAATCTGTAGGTTGAGGGGTTTAAGAAAGGCTGAAGTAATGTCCGTTGAGGAAATAGATTTTGAGCCAAACTCCTTTGACACCGTTATTATGTCGGGAAACAACTTTGGATTACTCGGAGGCTCCTCAAGAAATTTTATAAAATAA
- a CDS encoding DUF2341 domain-containing protein gives MEAYARVSTLLFIVLLGLAMLHVEPVAASDGELPPGWVPGYTYRKKHLIVGAPNAGVGYQMMFIVRRASGTDTNNTVYVSAKCKEDFSDVRFADADGNVFPYAITFKSADEAWFWIKPTVDLSTNQYIYVYYGNPDAMDESNIDNTFVYAESWDNSTLNSRWTVDNQGNGYQIDTGQRRLKLLQNCRIKSSRTIYFPSSYVVEGFYAAQYDSQDNRKFKIGTWGEGSDEKKTLFCIHNAPWNDDPGVASVGFKAEVWLSGQQIHHYAAIGHTTVVDGGSGWGSYIETTAMITRNSTNHITVWIGGYTATRSNTESPDRIFLVCQLINYAYIYNFKIRKYVNPEPSHGTWFDEESITVTHARLNVNVEPSFLSYVAFTLDYPTNVLFAPWSGILTTGSHTLTVLDTKIQVNATHVYGFKCWKKGDEIVSFDKSYTVQLQAGTTNVALVFVAHNVSIVSDPEMYVRLEVDGWQVQTPTNIFRGTGYYNFRVLDTQLYYNATHILRFYGWYVDNVYIGGSDEVNIYISYNTRIKLAYRYVEIPAPPPMTFKAQIVELGTILAGTSRDFAITVIFDANSLSIQSVEFTAKAEWLQVLDPLPAYATKGVEAVGTFTINCRLTLPQNVQGYYTIPFKITAKTSGDVTITTASYITFTATTTPTAVEAVSAQPTSIVAGYTETIIRIIGNPIILILLIALTIWLATYTIKKR, from the coding sequence ATGGAAGCCTACGCACGCGTGTCCACGCTTCTTTTCATCGTCCTTTTAGGACTGGCCATGCTTCACGTTGAGCCCGTTGCGGCGTCTGACGGCGAGCTTCCGCCCGGATGGGTTCCGGGCTACACTTATCGGAAGAAACACCTCATCGTCGGCGCCCCAAACGCCGGCGTCGGCTACCAGATGATGTTCATCGTGCGAAGGGCGTCTGGAACGGACACCAACAACACGGTATACGTCAGCGCCAAGTGTAAGGAGGACTTCAGTGACGTGCGGTTCGCGGACGCGGATGGAAACGTTTTCCCCTACGCGATAACCTTCAAAAGCGCTGACGAGGCGTGGTTCTGGATCAAGCCCACCGTGGACCTAAGCACCAACCAATACATATACGTTTACTACGGAAACCCAGACGCTATGGACGAATCAAACATCGATAACACTTTCGTGTACGCCGAATCTTGGGACAACAGCACGCTGAACAGCCGCTGGACCGTAGATAACCAGGGAAACGGATACCAGATTGACACAGGTCAGAGGCGTTTGAAGCTGTTGCAAAATTGTAGGATAAAGTCGTCCAGGACAATATATTTCCCGAGCAGTTACGTCGTGGAAGGCTTTTACGCAGCCCAATACGATTCGCAGGACAACCGCAAATTCAAGATTGGCACGTGGGGCGAAGGAAGCGACGAGAAGAAAACGCTTTTCTGCATCCACAACGCACCTTGGAACGACGATCCCGGCGTAGCGTCTGTCGGCTTTAAAGCAGAGGTTTGGCTGTCAGGCCAGCAAATACACCACTACGCGGCCATTGGACATACAACCGTCGTAGACGGGGGCTCGGGATGGGGGTCGTATATAGAAACAACCGCAATGATAACCAGAAACAGCACCAACCACATTACGGTGTGGATAGGCGGATACACGGCAACCCGTTCAAACACAGAGAGCCCTGACAGAATTTTCCTCGTATGCCAACTTATAAATTACGCTTACATCTACAACTTTAAAATCCGTAAATACGTGAATCCCGAGCCGAGCCATGGAACGTGGTTTGACGAGGAAAGCATAACGGTCACGCACGCGAGGCTCAACGTCAACGTGGAGCCGAGCTTCTTAAGCTACGTGGCCTTCACGTTGGACTATCCGACGAACGTCCTGTTTGCGCCTTGGAGCGGCATACTGACCACGGGAAGCCACACGCTTACGGTCCTAGACACAAAAATCCAAGTTAACGCCACACACGTCTACGGCTTCAAATGTTGGAAGAAGGGCGACGAGATCGTCAGCTTCGACAAGAGCTACACGGTCCAGCTTCAGGCTGGAACCACAAACGTGGCATTGGTCTTCGTGGCCCACAACGTTTCGATAGTGAGCGACCCGGAGATGTACGTGCGCCTAGAGGTGGACGGCTGGCAAGTCCAGACGCCGACCAACATATTCCGCGGGACGGGCTACTACAACTTCCGCGTCCTGGACACCCAGCTATACTACAACGCGACGCACATACTCCGCTTCTACGGCTGGTACGTGGACAACGTCTACATAGGCGGGTCCGACGAGGTCAACATCTACATAAGCTACAACACCCGCATAAAGCTGGCATACCGATACGTCGAGATACCAGCGCCTCCGCCCATGACCTTCAAAGCCCAAATCGTTGAGCTTGGCACAATACTGGCGGGCACAAGCAGGGACTTCGCCATAACAGTAATCTTCGACGCCAACAGCCTATCAATCCAAAGCGTCGAGTTCACAGCCAAAGCCGAATGGCTCCAAGTGTTAGACCCGCTCCCAGCCTACGCCACAAAGGGCGTGGAAGCCGTCGGCACATTCACCATAAACTGCCGGCTAACGCTTCCACAGAACGTGCAAGGCTACTACACCATACCCTTCAAAATAACAGCCAAGACTAGCGGCGACGTGACCATAACCACGGCAAGCTACATAACATTCACGGCGACAACGACGCCAACGGCCGTGGAAGCCGTATCCGCCCAGCCCACATCAATTGTCGCCGGATACACGGAAACCATAATCCGCATAATAGGCAACCCCATAATCCTAATCCTACTCATAGCCCTAACAATATGGCTGGCAACATACACAATCAAAAAACGCTAA